Proteins encoded together in one Desulfovibrio sp. UCD-KL4C window:
- a CDS encoding phosphoribosylformylglycinamidine synthase subunit PurS: MLWRVEVGLKKNVQDVHGNKVSRKIREELGIEAGEVRTIKVYTVEGLEKADIEKVLELGVLHDPVLHTPSLTPLAADFAWNLEVGFRPGVTDNEGRTAKESLVLVLKSEDSAKVKVYTSTQYIFTEKLPKEQIASIAKDLLANELIQRYEIRSADEWEKSPGFEAKAAQVTGKASEEVAIIDLLAMNDDEMMAFSRANTLAMSIEEFHCIRDYYSDPEVIAEREKMGIGANPTDAELEALAQTWSEHCKHKIFSSKIEYENKETGVSSTVDSLYKTCIQNTTKEIRKEKGDDDFCLSVFKDNAGVIKFNDKLNVCVKMETHNSPSALDPYGGALTGIVGVNRDPMGTGLGANLLCNTDVFCFASPFHDGELPPRLLHPRRVLEGVREGVEHGGNKSGVPTVNGSIVFDERYLGKPLVYCGTVGTMPVKVAGRLSHEKKAQVGDIIVMTGGRIGKDGIHGATFSSEELHEGSPATAVQIGDPITQRKMYDCLMRARDTGLYSAITDNGAGGLSSSVGEMAEDTGGCDLDLAKAPLKYDGLKPWEILVSEAQERMTLAVPPEKLDEFMALAKEMDVEATALGTYTDSGIYNIRYGDKPVAALRMDFLHGGVPQMKLKAVWERPVVEFKGEPEVEDHTALLKDMLGRLNICSKEYVIRQYDHEVQGRSVVKPLVGEKQDGPADAGVLRPDLDSDKGLVVSHGICPKFSDLDTYWMMANAIDEAVRNAVAVGGDISHMAGIDNFCWCDPVQSETTPDGHYKLAQLVRANQALSHFSRAFGVPCISGKDSMKNDYKGGGVKISIPPTVLFSTVGIVPDINKCVTSDFKNPGDFVYVLGMTRNELGGSEVSSQLGFVHPSVPHVEALTARKRYETVQTAMSQGLISACHDLSDGGLGVALAEMSIGGRIGLEADLCSVPCEYGMSSLAILYSESASRFAVTVSPENAQKFEELFDGQVFGRIGMTTGLNTFGLAEGTTGVVRSKIELLADAFKGTLDW, encoded by the coding sequence ATGCTCTGGCGGGTTGAGGTTGGTCTTAAAAAGAATGTCCAGGATGTTCACGGGAATAAAGTTTCCCGTAAAATCCGGGAAGAGCTTGGCATAGAAGCCGGTGAAGTCCGGACTATTAAAGTATATACTGTTGAAGGTCTTGAAAAAGCCGATATAGAGAAGGTTTTAGAACTTGGAGTTTTGCACGATCCAGTGTTGCATACTCCATCCCTTACACCTCTTGCAGCAGACTTTGCTTGGAATCTTGAAGTTGGGTTCCGTCCCGGCGTAACTGATAACGAAGGGCGTACAGCAAAAGAATCTTTAGTTTTGGTTTTAAAATCTGAAGATTCTGCAAAGGTGAAAGTCTATACCTCTACACAGTACATTTTCACAGAAAAGCTTCCGAAAGAGCAGATTGCATCTATAGCAAAAGACCTTTTAGCAAATGAACTCATCCAGCGTTATGAAATTCGTTCTGCTGACGAATGGGAGAAATCTCCTGGGTTCGAAGCTAAGGCTGCGCAGGTTACCGGTAAAGCCAGTGAAGAAGTCGCTATTATTGACCTTCTTGCTATGAACGATGATGAAATGATGGCATTCAGTCGTGCAAATACTCTTGCTATGAGTATTGAAGAATTTCATTGCATCCGTGATTATTACTCTGATCCAGAAGTTATTGCAGAACGTGAAAAAATGGGAATCGGTGCGAATCCGACCGATGCAGAGCTTGAAGCCCTTGCGCAGACATGGTCGGAGCACTGCAAACATAAAATTTTTAGTTCTAAAATTGAATATGAAAATAAAGAGACCGGAGTTTCTTCTACCGTAGACAGTCTCTACAAAACCTGCATTCAGAATACCACGAAGGAAATCCGTAAAGAAAAAGGCGACGACGATTTTTGTCTATCCGTTTTCAAGGATAATGCTGGGGTTATCAAATTTAATGATAAACTGAATGTTTGCGTTAAGATGGAAACTCATAACAGTCCTTCCGCTCTTGATCCTTACGGCGGAGCTCTTACCGGAATTGTCGGTGTTAACCGCGACCCAATGGGAACTGGGCTGGGTGCAAACCTGCTTTGTAACACAGATGTTTTCTGCTTTGCTTCTCCTTTCCATGACGGAGAGCTTCCTCCGCGTCTTCTACACCCTCGCAGAGTTCTTGAAGGCGTTCGCGAAGGGGTTGAACACGGTGGTAATAAATCCGGTGTGCCTACTGTAAACGGCTCTATTGTTTTTGACGAAAGGTACCTTGGTAAACCTCTTGTTTACTGTGGAACTGTCGGAACTATGCCTGTTAAGGTTGCCGGACGTTTGAGTCATGAAAAGAAAGCTCAGGTCGGTGATATAATTGTTATGACCGGTGGTCGTATCGGTAAAGACGGAATCCACGGTGCAACCTTCTCTTCCGAAGAATTGCACGAAGGTTCTCCTGCAACTGCCGTTCAGATCGGTGACCCTATCACTCAGCGTAAAATGTATGATTGTCTCATGCGTGCTCGCGATACAGGGTTATACAGTGCCATTACTGATAACGGTGCAGGCGGTCTGTCTTCTTCTGTTGGTGAAATGGCTGAAGATACTGGTGGTTGTGATCTTGATCTTGCTAAGGCTCCGCTTAAATATGATGGTCTAAAGCCTTGGGAAATTCTTGTTTCCGAAGCTCAGGAACGTATGACTCTGGCTGTTCCACCTGAAAAGCTTGACGAATTCATGGCTCTTGCAAAAGAGATGGATGTTGAAGCAACTGCTCTCGGAACATACACTGACAGCGGTATTTATAATATCAGATACGGTGATAAGCCTGTTGCTGCTTTACGCATGGACTTCCTGCATGGCGGTGTCCCTCAGATGAAGCTTAAAGCTGTCTGGGAACGTCCTGTTGTTGAATTCAAAGGTGAGCCTGAAGTAGAAGACCACACTGCCTTGCTTAAAGATATGCTCGGCAGACTTAATATATGCAGTAAAGAATACGTCATCCGTCAGTATGATCATGAGGTTCAGGGGCGCAGTGTTGTCAAACCTCTGGTCGGTGAAAAACAGGATGGGCCTGCCGATGCAGGTGTGCTGAGACCTGATCTTGATTCTGATAAAGGACTTGTAGTTTCTCACGGAATTTGCCCTAAATTCAGTGATCTCGATACATACTGGATGATGGCTAACGCTATTGATGAAGCTGTCAGAAATGCTGTAGCCGTTGGTGGAGATATCTCCCATATGGCCGGAATTGATAACTTCTGCTGGTGTGACCCTGTTCAGTCTGAAACAACACCTGACGGTCATTATAAACTTGCTCAGCTGGTTAGAGCTAATCAGGCTCTTTCACACTTCAGCCGCGCATTCGGAGTACCTTGTATCTCCGGTAAAGACTCAATGAAAAATGATTATAAAGGTGGAGGGGTAAAAATATCCATTCCTCCTACGGTCCTTTTCTCAACAGTCGGTATTGTTCCTGATATAAATAAATGTGTCACCTCCGATTTCAAGAATCCTGGTGACTTTGTATATGTTCTCGGTATGACCAGAAATGAACTTGGCGGCTCGGAAGTTTCTTCCCAGCTTGGTTTTGTTCATCCTTCTGTTCCGCATGTAGAAGCTCTTACTGCTCGCAAACGTTATGAAACAGTTCAGACCGCCATGTCTCAGGGCCTTATCTCTGCTTGTCATGACCTTTCTGACGGTGGACTAGGAGTAGCGTTGGCTGAGATGTCAATCGGGGGAAGAATCGGCTTAGAGGCTGATCTCTGCTCCGTTCCATGTGAATACGGAATGAGCTCTCTGGCTATTCTTTACAGTGAATCTGCAAGTAGATTTGCTGTGACTGTCTCTCCTGAGAATGCTCAGAAGTTTGAAGAGCTGTTCGATGGACAGGTCTTTGGACGTATCGGCATGACAACCGGACTTAATACCTTCGGCCTCGCAGAGGGAACAACCGGAGTTGTCAGAAGTAAAATCGAACTTCTTGCTGATGCTTTTAAAGGCACACTCGACTGGTAG
- a CDS encoding glycosyltransferase translates to MRGSNVRLDLHVHSKYSTRPSQWLLQKLGCPESFTEPIKIYERAIGRSMNMVTITDHNTINGSLEIAHLDNAFISEEITTYFPEDRCKLHVLAYNITEKHHQEFQKIRENVFDLVTYLREQNIVHVLAHPLFAVNERLTVENFEKALLMFNLLELNGTRDELQNTALKTITENLTPHKILQLADKHSIEPYGDRPWVKHLTGGSDDHSGLNIARVYTEVLEAENLQEMLTAVSEGRTLIQGNPATPHTMAHNLYGIAYQFYKSQFDIDNFKRSADCFQFIDNALDPGEKEDPTLLNKLQSFIYRRKSRKYFETSDSVQAALLREANKIVANDSRAQKVCSGLKIKPEELEEEWFRFVGNATDKVLSGLGDKIIKSALGANIFDIFHTVGAAGSLYALLSPYFLSYGLFAREQEFARKCLVAFKQKDPLGSETKIAHFTDTFSEVNGVALTLQNQLNVARKHHKKLTVISCGSAGITDQVASFAPAGQFDFPEYPELSFTYPPFLRMLSHCLEKNYSLLHLATPGPVGLAGLAIAKLLKLPVHGTYHTAFPQYVRAFTDDTGLEDMAWKFMIWFYNQLDTVFVPSESTGDELIEKGVSADKIKIYPRGVDIGRFTPEKRNGFFSGKFKVKEAVKLIYVGRVSLEKNLDVLTEAFKTISPIRPELHLVVVGDGPYLNEMRNELAGRPVTFTGYLDGDDLAQAYASSDVFVFPSATDTFGNVVLEAQASGLPVIVTNFGGPCENLIVDKTGLIVEAGNPDALARAILRLADHPELLQYMKISARTYTEKRSFDSEFLKTWTMYEEHSKVEAVH, encoded by the coding sequence ATGAGAGGTTCAAATGTCAGGTTAGACCTGCATGTACATTCTAAATATTCAACAAGACCTTCGCAATGGCTTTTACAAAAGCTCGGATGTCCAGAAAGTTTTACTGAGCCTATTAAAATTTACGAAAGAGCAATAGGGCGATCCATGAATATGGTAACTATTACAGATCATAATACCATTAATGGAAGTCTTGAAATAGCTCACTTAGATAACGCATTTATAAGTGAAGAGATTACAACATATTTTCCTGAAGATAGATGTAAGCTTCATGTTCTAGCTTATAATATTACCGAAAAGCATCATCAAGAATTTCAAAAAATCAGAGAAAATGTCTTTGATCTGGTTACTTATTTACGTGAGCAGAATATTGTCCATGTTCTTGCGCATCCTCTTTTTGCGGTAAATGAACGGCTCACCGTTGAGAACTTTGAAAAAGCTCTACTAATGTTTAATCTTTTGGAGCTGAATGGAACCCGTGATGAACTACAAAATACAGCTCTGAAAACCATTACAGAAAATTTGACTCCGCATAAGATACTACAGCTCGCGGATAAGCATTCTATTGAACCTTATGGCGACAGGCCATGGGTAAAACATTTAACCGGTGGTTCTGATGATCATTCAGGACTAAATATTGCCAGAGTGTATACTGAGGTATTGGAAGCAGAGAATCTGCAGGAAATGCTTACAGCTGTGTCCGAGGGGCGTACTCTTATTCAAGGTAATCCTGCCACTCCGCATACCATGGCTCATAATCTTTATGGAATAGCGTATCAGTTTTATAAGAGTCAGTTTGATATCGATAATTTTAAACGGTCGGCAGATTGTTTTCAGTTTATAGATAATGCACTTGATCCGGGTGAGAAAGAAGATCCGACCCTTTTAAATAAACTTCAAAGTTTTATATATAGACGTAAATCTAGAAAATATTTTGAAACATCTGATTCAGTTCAGGCTGCCTTGCTTCGTGAAGCCAATAAGATCGTGGCGAATGACAGCAGGGCGCAAAAAGTATGCAGCGGCTTAAAAATAAAGCCTGAAGAACTGGAAGAGGAATGGTTCCGTTTTGTCGGTAATGCTACAGATAAAGTTCTTTCAGGCCTTGGTGATAAGATAATAAAAAGTGCTCTAGGCGCGAACATTTTTGATATTTTTCACACTGTCGGTGCTGCAGGGTCACTCTATGCTCTGCTTTCACCGTACTTTCTGTCATATGGATTGTTTGCGCGTGAACAGGAGTTTGCAAGAAAATGTCTGGTCGCATTTAAGCAAAAAGATCCTCTTGGGAGTGAAACCAAAATCGCGCACTTTACAGATACATTCAGTGAAGTTAACGGGGTTGCTCTAACTTTGCAAAATCAGCTTAACGTTGCTCGCAAGCATCATAAAAAATTAACTGTGATATCATGTGGATCCGCAGGTATAACAGATCAGGTCGCCAGCTTTGCTCCTGCTGGTCAATTTGACTTTCCAGAATATCCGGAATTGTCTTTTACTTACCCACCTTTTTTACGAATGTTATCACATTGTCTGGAAAAAAATTACAGCCTGCTCCATTTGGCTACACCTGGTCCTGTCGGGCTGGCGGGGCTGGCCATTGCTAAGCTCTTGAAACTTCCGGTTCATGGTACTTATCACACTGCTTTCCCGCAATATGTAAGGGCTTTCACTGATGACACCGGGCTTGAAGATATGGCCTGGAAATTTATGATTTGGTTTTATAATCAGCTTGATACTGTTTTTGTTCCTTCTGAATCTACCGGAGACGAGTTGATAGAAAAGGGCGTTAGTGCAGATAAAATTAAGATATACCCGCGTGGAGTGGATATAGGACGTTTTACTCCTGAGAAAAGAAATGGTTTTTTCAGCGGAAAATTTAAAGTGAAAGAAGCTGTGAAACTTATCTATGTGGGCAGAGTTTCGCTAGAAAAAAATCTTGATGTTCTGACTGAAGCTTTTAAAACTATTTCGCCGATACGGCCGGAACTGCACCTTGTTGTAGTAGGGGATGGGCCATACCTTAATGAAATGCGAAATGAGTTAGCCGGTCGTCCTGTAACTTTTACAGGATATTTAGACGGGGATGACCTTGCACAGGCTTACGCCAGTTCTGATGTGTTTGTATTTCCCTCTGCAACAGATACTTTCGGGAATGTTGTTCTGGAGGCTCAGGCTTCCGGTCTTCCGGTCATTGTTACAAATTTCGGGGGGCCTTGCGAGAATTTGATTGTTGATAAAACAGGGCTCATCGTTGAGGCGGGGAATCCGGATGCACTTGCCAGAGCTATTTTAAGGTTGGCTGACCACCCTGAACTTTTACAGTATATGAAGATCAGCGCGCGAACTTATACAGAAAAAAGATCGTTCGACAGTGAGTTCTTAAAAACGTGGACAATGTACGAGGAACATTCAAAAGTTGAAGCCGTACATTAG
- the groL gene encoding chaperonin GroEL (60 kDa chaperone family; promotes refolding of misfolded polypeptides especially under stressful conditions; forms two stacked rings of heptamers to form a barrel-shaped 14mer; ends can be capped by GroES; misfolded proteins enter the barrel where they are refolded when GroES binds), with amino-acid sequence MAKAIEFNVTAREHLKIGVDTLADAVKVTLGPRGRNVVIEQSWGAPIITKDGVTVAKAIDLDDKFENMGAQMVKEVASKTNDIAGDGTTTATVLAQSIFAEGVKLVAAGRNPMSIKRGIDSAVEAIVEELNTLAKPTRDKSEIAQVGTISANSDSTIGEILAEAMDKVGKEGVITVEEAKSMKTELDVVEGMQFDRGYLSPYFATDTDKMVCEFEDPMILLCEKKISNMKDLLPILEQVLKMSRPLLIIAEDIDGEALATLVVNRLRANLQVCAIKAPGFGDRRKEMLQDIAVLTGAQVVSEDVGLSLDAMTIDGLGTAKRVKIDKENTTIVDGAGSVEDIKNRVRRIETQAADSTSDYDREKLQERLAKLVGGVAVIKVGAATEIEMKEKKARVEDALNATRAAVEEGIVAGGGTALVRCAKVLDGLKSGNDDELAGIGIIRRAVQQPLRMIAENAGYEGSIVVEKVAEGKDGFGYNAATGAYEDLIKAGVIDPKKVTRIALQNAASVSSLLLTTECSISDAVEDEE; translated from the coding sequence ATGGCTAAAGCTATTGAATTTAATGTAACAGCACGTGAACACCTCAAAATCGGTGTAGACACTCTCGCTGACGCTGTAAAAGTAACTCTCGGACCTCGTGGTCGCAATGTTGTAATCGAACAATCATGGGGCGCACCTATCATCACCAAAGACGGTGTTACAGTTGCTAAAGCAATTGACCTCGACGATAAGTTCGAAAACATGGGCGCACAGATGGTTAAAGAAGTTGCTTCCAAAACCAACGATATCGCTGGTGACGGAACAACTACTGCAACAGTTCTTGCTCAGTCTATTTTTGCTGAAGGCGTAAAACTCGTAGCTGCCGGACGTAACCCAATGTCCATCAAACGCGGAATTGACAGCGCTGTTGAAGCAATTGTTGAAGAACTCAACACACTTGCTAAACCGACTCGTGATAAATCTGAAATTGCTCAGGTCGGAACAATTTCTGCAAACAGCGATTCCACCATCGGCGAAATTCTTGCTGAGGCAATGGATAAAGTCGGTAAAGAAGGCGTTATCACAGTTGAAGAAGCTAAGTCCATGAAGACTGAGCTAGACGTAGTTGAAGGTATGCAGTTTGATCGCGGTTACCTTTCTCCTTACTTCGCAACTGACACTGACAAAATGGTCTGCGAATTTGAAGACCCTATGATTCTTCTTTGTGAAAAGAAAATTTCTAACATGAAAGATCTTCTGCCCATCCTTGAGCAGGTTCTTAAAATGTCCCGTCCTCTGCTCATCATTGCAGAAGATATTGACGGTGAAGCTCTTGCAACTCTAGTAGTTAACAGACTCCGCGCCAACCTTCAGGTTTGTGCTATCAAAGCTCCTGGCTTTGGTGATCGCCGCAAAGAAATGCTTCAGGACATCGCAGTTCTGACAGGTGCTCAGGTTGTTTCTGAAGACGTAGGTTTGTCTCTTGACGCTATGACCATCGACGGACTCGGAACAGCTAAACGTGTTAAAATCGACAAAGAAAACACCACTATTGTTGACGGTGCAGGATCTGTTGAAGATATTAAAAACCGTGTACGCAGAATTGAAACTCAGGCTGCGGATTCTACTTCTGACTATGACCGCGAAAAATTACAGGAACGTCTCGCCAAGCTTGTTGGTGGTGTTGCAGTAATTAAAGTCGGCGCAGCAACTGAAATCGAAATGAAAGAAAAGAAAGCTCGCGTTGAAGATGCTCTTAATGCAACTCGCGCAGCTGTTGAAGAAGGCATCGTAGCAGGTGGCGGAACCGCTCTTGTTCGTTGTGCTAAAGTTCTCGACGGCCTGAAATCAGGTAACGATGATGAACTCGCAGGTATCGGTATTATCCGTCGTGCAGTTCAGCAGCCTCTTCGCATGATCGCTGAAAACGCTGGTTACGAAGGTTCTATCGTTGTTGAAAAAGTTGCTGAAGGCAAAGACGGCTTCGGCTACAACGCAGCAACAGGTGCATACGAAGATCTTATCAAAGCCGGTGTTATCGATCCTAAAAAGGTTACCCGTATTGCTCTCCAGAATGCAGCATCTGTTTCCAGCCTTCTGCTGACAACTGAATGCTCCATCTCCGACGCTGTTGAAGACGAAGAATAA
- a CDS encoding co-chaperone GroES: MTLKPLQDRVLIKRLESEQKTAGGIIIPDSAKEKPMKGVVAAAGPGKNKAPMSVKEGDVVLFAKYAGNELSVDGEDFIIMREEEILAVVE, from the coding sequence ATGACTCTCAAACCATTACAGGATCGCGTACTCATTAAGCGTCTGGAAAGTGAACAGAAAACAGCCGGTGGAATTATCATTCCCGATTCTGCCAAAGAAAAACCTATGAAGGGTGTTGTTGCTGCTGCAGGTCCCGGGAAAAACAAAGCACCTATGTCTGTAAAAGAAGGTGACGTTGTACTCTTCGCTAAATATGCAGGCAATGAACTTTCAGTTGACGGTGAAGATTTTATCATCATGCGCGAAGAAGAAATTCTCGCAGTTGTTGAATAA
- a CDS encoding HU family DNA-binding protein — MSKTVLVKKFREKLDMSAKDASAAIDGVLGAIEDGLKEEGNVTLTGFGTFKTVERSARTGRNPQTGQAIEIPASRGVKFAPGKFLKDAVK; from the coding sequence ATGAGTAAGACTGTTCTTGTTAAGAAGTTCCGGGAAAAATTAGACATGAGTGCAAAAGACGCTTCCGCTGCAATTGACGGCGTTCTCGGCGCTATTGAAGATGGCCTTAAAGAAGAAGGTAATGTAACTCTTACAGGATTCGGTACATTTAAGACCGTTGAGCGTTCAGCCCGTACAGGCCGTAATCCTCAGACTGGCCAGGCCATTGAAATCCCAGCTTCACGTGGAGTAAAATTTGCTCCCGGAAAATTTCTTAAGGACGCAGTTAAATAA
- a CDS encoding MATE family efflux transporter, with product MVSRWNQPFGYKDVLKISLPLAVSMASTTLMQITDRIFLGRYSVEAIAAALPAGILAFLFISFFMGVASYINVFIAQYTGAVRPDKVATSLWQGIYFSLIAWIVLVVIGHFLTPLLALGGHPPEVIVLETQYFKILMFGAGLPVLDTALSSFYSGRGLTRTVMLVNMLGALVNIPLDYALINGIWIFPEMGIRGAAIATIVSWCVIICLYCPLIFNSKNEKKYGIISNFKFAPNLFRRFIRFGMSNGMQFFLDIFAVTFFVYMVGRLGTIILAASNIALSIDGISFFPAYGISVGVSTLVGQALGQNRPDYAKRATTCAFHITCVWMGFMGLIYLLMPDTLITMFRPHEINDAQFAEVLVHGRVFLLFMVAYILFDGLVLVYSGALKGAGDVVFVMKAVGFFCVLLMVIPCYLGVEVFKAGPNFLWTIFTAYVVVLSLVFYIRFKGGKWQYMRVIE from the coding sequence ATGGTTTCTCGGTGGAATCAGCCTTTCGGCTACAAAGATGTTTTAAAAATAAGCTTGCCGTTAGCCGTGAGTATGGCCTCTACCACGCTTATGCAGATAACCGACAGGATCTTTCTAGGCAGGTACTCTGTAGAAGCAATTGCCGCTGCGCTTCCTGCCGGGATTCTCGCATTTTTATTCATTTCTTTTTTTATGGGCGTTGCCAGCTACATTAACGTTTTTATAGCTCAGTACACTGGGGCTGTGCGACCTGATAAAGTTGCAACCAGCCTCTGGCAGGGAATATATTTTTCTTTAATTGCATGGATAGTTCTGGTCGTTATTGGCCACTTTCTTACTCCATTACTTGCTCTGGGCGGGCATCCACCAGAAGTAATAGTGTTAGAAACTCAGTATTTTAAAATTTTGATGTTTGGAGCAGGGTTGCCTGTGCTTGATACTGCTCTTTCCAGTTTTTATTCCGGCCGCGGTTTAACCAGAACTGTGATGCTCGTAAATATGCTGGGTGCACTGGTTAATATTCCGCTTGATTATGCTCTGATAAACGGTATTTGGATTTTTCCTGAAATGGGTATCCGAGGAGCCGCAATAGCAACCATTGTATCATGGTGCGTAATTATATGCCTTTATTGTCCGCTGATTTTCAATAGTAAAAATGAAAAAAAATACGGAATTATAAGTAATTTTAAATTTGCTCCTAATCTTTTTCGTCGATTTATCAGGTTCGGAATGTCAAACGGAATGCAGTTTTTCCTGGATATCTTTGCTGTAACTTTTTTTGTGTATATGGTCGGTAGACTTGGAACTATTATCCTCGCTGCCAGTAATATTGCTTTATCAATTGATGGGATTTCGTTTTTTCCTGCATATGGAATTTCCGTTGGAGTCAGCACACTTGTAGGTCAGGCACTAGGACAGAATCGTCCTGATTATGCGAAAAGGGCTACAACTTGCGCTTTTCATATTACTTGCGTCTGGATGGGGTTTATGGGGCTTATTTATCTACTGATGCCAGATACTCTTATCACTATGTTCCGCCCGCATGAAATAAATGATGCCCAGTTTGCTGAAGTTTTGGTACACGGCAGAGTTTTTCTGCTGTTTATGGTTGCATACATCTTATTTGACGGGCTTGTACTTGTTTACTCCGGGGCTCTCAAAGGAGCTGGAGACGTTGTTTTTGTCATGAAAGCTGTAGGTTTTTTCTGTGTATTGCTGATGGTCATACCTTGTTACCTCGGCGTAGAGGTCTTTAAGGCCGGGCCCAATTTCTTATGGACAATTTTTACAGCTTATGTGGTTGTGCTCAGCTTGGTATTTTATATCCGATTCAAAGGCGGAAAGTGGCAATACATGAGAGTTATAGAATAA
- the cbiM gene encoding cobalt transporter CbiM: MHISEGVLSIPVLATGAAVTAAGLVIGLKKMDSEKLVTVALLSSVFFVASLVHIPVGPSSAHLILNGLIGLILGWAAFPAIFIGLLLQAILFQYGGLTVIGVNTATMALPAVLCHYLFRSMLAKGGRSMSVGSFLCGALSIGLSAVLTSFALSFTDDSFVGAAQIIIYAHIPIMIIEGFICLFTYSFLFKVRPEMLMITQEHA, encoded by the coding sequence ATGCATATATCAGAAGGAGTACTCTCGATTCCCGTGCTTGCAACTGGGGCTGCGGTGACCGCCGCGGGATTAGTAATAGGACTCAAAAAAATGGATTCAGAGAAACTAGTTACAGTAGCTCTTCTTTCTTCTGTTTTCTTTGTTGCTTCTCTCGTTCATATCCCGGTCGGACCTTCAAGCGCACATCTCATTTTAAACGGCCTTATAGGGCTGATTCTTGGCTGGGCCGCTTTTCCGGCAATATTCATAGGACTGCTACTGCAAGCTATCCTGTTTCAATACGGCGGACTTACAGTAATCGGAGTAAATACCGCTACAATGGCCTTACCTGCAGTTCTTTGCCACTACCTATTCCGTTCAATGCTCGCGAAGGGCGGCAGAAGTATGAGCGTAGGTTCATTCCTGTGCGGCGCACTTTCAATCGGTCTTTCCGCTGTCTTAACGTCATTCGCGTTATCATTTACCGATGACAGTTTCGTCGGAGCGGCTCAGATCATAATTTATGCACATATTCCGATTATGATTATCGAAGGGTTTATCTGCCTGTTCACTTACAGCTTCCTATTTAAAGTAAGGCCTGAAATGCTGATGATCACTCAGGAACACGCTTAG